AGGCCTCGGTCGCCACCTCGATCAGGAGCCGGGGATCTAAACCGGCGGCCGCCAATCCCGCGCCCTCCACCTGTCCCAGAAAGGCCGCTACCTTGGGGTCGTAGATTAGGCCTACCAGGGGGCGGCGGAAGAGGGCGGCGAAGATCAGGGCGTGCAGGCGCATGCCTACTACCAGGTCGGCCAGGGAAAACAGCCCCAGGACAACCGGTAGGGGTAACGGCTCCTCCGGAACCGCCGACGGGTCTATCCGGCAGCAGATCTCCCGGTCGAAGGCCCGGTGCAGGGGTAGCACCAGTATCTGCCAGCCTTCCGAGCGGAAGTGCTGCACCGCGGCCGCGACCGCCCGTTCCAGGCCCGGCTGGCGGTCGCGGTAAGGAGAGGGAAGCGGGCGGAGGCTGACCAGCAGCAGGGGGCCCTTTCCCGGATTGATCCCCAGGCGGGCCAGCGCCCGGAGTGCACCTTCCGTATCCGCCGCCGCCGGATCCAGGGTCAGTACCGGGTCGGCGGCCACCAGGGCCGGCCGGCTCACGCCCAGCGAGGCCAGAAGGGAGGCAGATTCCTCGTCCCTCAGGGCCACTCCCTCGGTTCGGGCCAGGGTAATCCCTACCAGAAGCCGGGAGTCCGCGTGTACCAGGGGACCCAAACCCTGACAGTAAACGAAGACCGGCTTCCGGTTAAGCCTGGCCATCCAGATCAGGCCGAGGTAATAGAGCAGGCT
This DNA window, taken from Clostridia bacterium, encodes the following:
- the csaB gene encoding polysaccharide pyruvyl transferase CsaB: MLAGWRNSCPAGRVPGGECRTGQNGGRLNISERRLLLCGYYGFDNAGDEAVLLALLQQLRRHLPDWKPVVLSADPQATGRIYGVEACDRWRPAEVWREIRRCTALIHGGGSLLQDVTGRSSLLYYLGLIWMARLNRKPVFVYCQGLGPLVHADSRLLVGITLARTEGVALRDEESASLLASLGVSRPALVAADPVLTLDPAAADTEGALRALARLGINPGKGPLLLVSLRPLPSPYRDRQPGLERAVAAAVQHFRSEGWQILVLPLHRAFDREICCRIDPSAVPEEPLPLPVVLGLFSLADLVVGMRLHALIFAALFRRPLVGLIYDPKVAAFLGQVEGAGLAAAGLDPRLLIEVATEAWERRQEWSAGLSSRLVPLIRRADSAAEWLKLQLEGNPPQASRVS